From Coffea arabica cultivar ET-39 chromosome 9c, Coffea Arabica ET-39 HiFi, whole genome shotgun sequence, one genomic window encodes:
- the LOC113707697 gene encoding proton pump-interactor 1-like encodes MGLSEPITFGSRGMDEPAKGEKNKAAEVNFPKDAVDEWPAPKQIHSFYFVKYRLHEDQKLKVKLDQADTGLQKKNQARSQLIEKLRKLKADRAQKIGFLKGLNKENKQYRDLIDEKKKEREPLQQALGQLHGGRDTGSGICSSEEELNHRIHLVNFQS; translated from the exons ATGGGGCTTAGCGAACCAATAACATTTGGATCCCGTGGTATGGATGAACCGgcgaaaggggaaaaaaataaagcTGCTGAAGTCAACTTCCCCAAGGATGCAGTTGATGAATGGCCTGCACCTAAGCAGAtacattctttttattttgtaaagTATAGGTTACATGAAGATCAGAAACTCAAAGTCAAATTGGATCAGGCTGACACTGGGCTACAGAAGAAGAATCAAGCCCGATCCCAGCTCATTGAAAAACTAAGGAAACTGAAG GCTGATCGAGCACAAAAGATTGGTTTCTTAAAGGGTTTAAATAAAGAGAATAAGCAGTACAGGGACTTGATAGatgagaagaaaaaggaaagggaacCCTTGCAGCAGGCTTTGGGCCAGTTACATGGAGGAAGAGACACGGGATCTGGTATATGTTCGTCTGAGGAAGAACTTAATCATCGC ATCCATCTGGTGAATTTTCAGTCCTGA
- the LOC113707703 gene encoding BIIDXI-like protein At5g11420 — protein MIWSSRSCKRVFVFVVLLASSAAVALIEDGSLVNGDFETPPPGGFSPDAQFPDGPATIPSWKSNGTVELVESGQKQGGMILIVPQGTHAVRLGNDAEISQEVKVEKGSIYSVTFSAARTCAQLESLNVSVPPASQTIDLQTLYSVHGWDSYAWAFQADEDDVRVVFKNPGMEDDPTCGPIIDDIAIKKLFVPDKSKDNAVLNGDFEEGPWMFRNASLGVLLPTNLDEETSSLPGWIVESNRAVRYIDSYHFTVPEGKRAIELLSGKEGIISQMVQTKPNQHYRLTFSLGHAGDSCKQPLAVMAFAGDQAQNIHYTPDSNSTFQSANLNFTAKAERTRVAFYSIYYNTRTDDMSSLCGPVVDDVRVEKSGSRDIKLQGFRLTMCLFLHFFLLLLV, from the exons ATGATTTGGAGCTCAAGAAGTTGCAAAAGGGTCTTTGTTTTTGTGGTTCTTTTAGCATCCTCAGCTGCTGTTGCACTGATTGAAGATG GTTCACTGGTCAACGGTGATTTTGAGACCCCTCCACCAGGAGGTTTCTCCCCAGACGCACAATTCCCAGATGGGCCCGCCACAATCCCTAGCTGGAAATCAAACGGCACCGTAGAATTAGTCGAATCGGGTCAAAAACAAGGTGGGATGATCCTGATCGTACCTCAGGGTACACATGCAGTGAGGCTCGGAAACGACGCCGAAATTAGTCAAGAAGTCAAAGTAGAAAAGGGTTCCATCTATTCGGTCACGTTTAGCGCTGCTCGCACGTGCGCTCAGCTAGAGTCACTTAACGTGTCTGTTCCGCCTGCGTCACAGACAATTGATTTGCAGACTTTGTACAGTGTTCATGGCTGGGATTCTTATGCGTGGGCCTTTCAGGCAGACGAGGATGACGTACGCGTTGTGTTTAAAAATCCTGGCATGGAGGATGACCCCACTTGTGGGCCCATCATTGATGATATTGCCATCAAGAAGCTTTTCGTACCAGATAAATCCAAAG ATAATGCAGTACTTAATGGTGATTTTGAGGAAGGCCCTTGGATGTTCAGGAATGCTTCACTCGGTGTCTTGCTCCCAACTAATCTGGACGAAGAAACATCCTCATTACCTGGTTGGATAGTGGAATCCAACAGAGCAGTGCGGTACATCGATTCTTACCATTTCACAGTCCCAGAAGGCAAACGAGCTATCGAATTGCTCTCTGGAAAGGAAGGCATAATCTCCCAGATGGTGCAGACGAAGCCAAACCAACATTACAGATTAACATTTTCGTTAGGCCATGCTGGGGATTCATGTAAGCAACCTTTAGCTGTAATGGCCTTTGCTGGTGATCAAGCTCAGAATATTCATTACACTCCAGATTCGAATTCGACATTCCAGTCAGCGAATCTGAACTTCACAGCAAAAGCTGAGAGGACTCGCGTCGCATTTTACAGCATCTATTACAACACAAGAACTGATGACATGAGCTCTTTGTGTGGACCAGTGGTGGATGATGTTAGGGTGGAAAAGTCGGGCTCTCGCGACATCAAGCTTCAAGGGTTCAGATTAACAATGTGCttgtttcttcatttctttcttttgcttttggttTAG